The Dunckerocampus dactyliophorus isolate RoL2022-P2 chromosome 14, RoL_Ddac_1.1, whole genome shotgun sequence genome includes the window ATGCAGGGATCGAACCCTTTTATCTTTGTGGAGTCTTGAGATTTAAGAAGAGTGACACAGACTGCATACCAGGAAAGAAACAGTGTCTCTTGCTGTCCATGTTCGTTTTTTTTCTGGTCACATCACTTGATCACATGGCCAGTtcttgctaggcagagttcataGGTCTCAATCCTAACTGCCTCACAgggcaatattttttttcattcttcacTCAAAACCCACTAGATTGTTTGAAGGGCATATTAGGGGCTGACGGTGCCTTTCCCCCGAGACGGACAGTCAACATCAAGtcagacagacacacaaaaaaggacATTATTAAAGTCCTTGATATGAAACAAGTTGCTACTGTCTCGGCAGCCAGACACATTCTAAAGGAAATGTAAAATTGTTGAGTTCCTGtatgagaaaaagtgctgacatTCTTTGTACTTGTCTTTTATTTCAGACAGCAACAGTCCTCACCGGAATCCTCCACTCGATCCGTGCTGCAGCTGTTGAAATGCATTTGTGATACCTGCGTGGATGACGTAATTCTGAGAATGTAACTCCAGCCTCTCCGAGGGGATCTGTAACATCCACAAGTTGTAGAGTGACTCCCGCTTCTGTCTGAACCCCGCAGTCACAGTCATGCCAGCAAAAGCGCCCATATACCTGAAACCCACCAACAgcaagaaggggaaaaaatgccGCCTGCGCGATATTTTGTCACCAGACATGATCAGTCCGCCACTTGGCGACTTTCGGCACACCATCCACATTGGCAGAGGTGGACAGAGAGATACCTTTGGAGACATGTCCttcctccaggggaagtacgaGCTCCTACCAGGGAAGGGAGAGTCCCAACCTCAGTATGGCATCCAAAGTGAGTTTCTGCGAGCAAACAGCACAGGCGACGCTTCCTTTGTGGAGACCCCATCTCCTGTTCTCAAGAACGCCATCTCCCTCCCAACCATTGGTGGCTGTCAGGCACTTACCCTCCCGCTTGTTTCCTCTTCTGTATTCTCGATGCCACCTGAGCCACTGGGGGACATAACGGGGCCTACAACCCCCCATAAAATGGACAGTGTTGAGGACGTGCAGATGGACACTTTGTTGCACCCAATTGACAACTTCAGCAGCAAAGCCTCACGTCCCTCTAGAGATGCCCAGTTAAAGCCTGACGTTCTTCTGGATCTGCTGCAGAGCACGCCAAAGCCCAACTCTAAAGCAGTCACCAGGGCTAACATGGAAAACAAGAGAGAGAGCAAGATTGACACGCCAACAAACTACTACATCAATGGTCATAGCAACACGCGCTACAAAGCTAACGGAAGCCTTCACAGCAATACAAGCGGTGACAGCTTCGAAAGTTTTTACGCAAAAGAGGATGACAAAACCAAAATCTACAATGACAAAGGTTATCTCAACAAGAGCAACCTTTTTGGACATTTCACCAACAACATTAACTTGGAATTCAAGGAGCTCTCCAAGTGCAATGGAGAGTGGGTGGACAGAGACAGTGGGGTGGAGGACGGCCGCATCTGCGATTTGGACTTTGAGTTTTCCAAAGAGAAGAGCACATCACAGGAGTCGCTCGCCCGGATCACAGGCTCACTGCTCTCCCTTGAACTTGATCTGGGCCCATCCATCATGGATGATGTGCTCAATATCATGGATAAACCCGCAGTGAAGAGCAGGCCTTGAGCAGGAGAACAGGGAGTGGTTGTATGGTGATGGTCGTATGATGACTCCAGCCGTGAGGAGAGAATGGACTCAAAATAGGGAAAGAGCGCAATCAGGTTTTAGCCTTGTGATCGAATGTGCTATGTTTTCATTATCAAAACATATAAGTATTCTGGCTTCTATGGAGTGTTGTTatcctgtttttattttggccaTGCCGGCATGTTCATTTGCATGTACTTCAGACTTACTCTATTGTGCCTTTGATTATCAgatttttgtaaatattctaCATAGCAATTATCTGCTCCTTCACGGACTTCCACtgaatattcatttttttacacagaTTTGAGTGTcaaacactgtttgtgtttgtgtttgtgggtTAAACAAAGCACTATTGGGTTTTGTCTCTTCGATGACTTGCGATTTTCTATGACAGAACACTATGCATATTTGTGTTTTGGAATtgtaacacaaataaaatggtTTTGTCCGAtcgtgccttttttttttttgctgtgaatGTGAGCATGCCATACACGTCAACCCTCCCGTTGCACCAGGAAAGTACCGTATTTTGCCCATCTTTCCCGGCGCACTCACATCATAGTTTCCCATATTTAACtgtcatggggaaaaaaataatcgtCTCTGGTGTTCCCGGAGCAACACAGCTTCTGGTCCACTTGGTGTAACGTAACCTGTAGCTCGGGGGTGTCGAAACGTTTTCCACCAAAAGCCACCTGAAAAATCGAAGCATGCGGAGGCCacttatattttacatttcgtAAACCAACCCAAGCCGTTATATAAAgctaagaagttatttatatttgaaGCTTAGTGTTATGctgtaaacatattttaaaacatatttttgctcatttttccttttttttaaccttaccaatatttcaactttcttcttgtacattttttccttagaatattttgtttatattcctataatattttgactttatttttataatattatattttttttacaaacaaattttccaaaatgttgatttgttctttgttttgcttgtttttcatattatgacttctaaaatgtctttttcttgaatatttcaaatttattcttctaaaattaaatttttttgcctcataatatcatgactttttaagattacaaattttttctcttaatgttatgACACTATGCTCGTAAAattatctttctttttttccaatgttgcTTGTTttcttgattttaaaaaaatattgtatttttattttaataaatttgttcttttttagaACATGCTGAGGGCCATAAAAAATGTCATGGACCAATGACATTTATAATACACTATTAACTATTATATactatttaattacattttttatttatttttttttagaatgtgctgagaggccaataaaaaaaagaaattacacaaggccacaaatggcacccaggccgcactttgggcacccctgctgtaccTCTTTTCAAGCCTTATCAGACAAATGTATGACAAAACAATatgaaatgattaattattagcAAATCCAGTCAGGTCAGGTTATTGgcccaaagaaaaacaatgaaaaccgggtcattttcatcactttctaaaaaaaaaaaaaaaaaaaaaaaaaaaaaaaagacaaagaaggaCCACTGAAAagaggacatgtcctgggaaaactgGAGATCTGGTCACCCTACACAGTAGGCAATTGGGTCTTTACGCCTTTAACGGTGGAAATGATGGTGGAAGACCAGAATTTCCCATATTTTCACAAATGTTCCCTTATTTTCCGTAAAAGCGTCTCTTATTTTCCAACGGAAATGTTGACTGGTATGGAGCATGCACCAAAACTGTGAGATTGAAAATGATAAAAGACGTTGAAAAACAAGAGGCACACAAGGGAAATTAGAAACATACCGAGAGGGGGAAGAAGTAGAGCTTGACAGAAAGGACAGATTGGATTTATTTTCTGTCCTCTGACATTCTTTACATTCTGCCTCCCTGCCCTGCAGTGGGAGCACCGGTGGGTCTTCACCAGGCGCCTGCACCATTTGTTTGCATGTAGAGGGGACTTGCAGAGGAGGGGTCTTTGACATTCTCCGCATTCCAGCCACAGAGCACAAGTGTCCTGGACCAGACATAAATCAGCTGTTTcgagggagagagggagggagtgtcTTGGTCTAGTCACAGTATCCATCAGCCAGAATGTAGAGAGCCATGGGGGTTATAAACCACACACTTACAACCTGAAAGCAAACTTTGGTCAGTGCTGAGCGATGGAAGCATCCTTTCCTTCAGTGCAGTCACAATAAAGACATGTTGACCCAGCAGTGAGGAAGGGCAGGGCAGCGACATGTAGTCTCACCTGAGTCGTGGCCTTCGAAAGCCCTATTTTTCAGTATCTGTCCGCACATGTGCTGCTTCCATGCTTGTGAAGAAGGAATTTACACTTGTGATGGGAAGACTATCTCATGTGCAGATAATTAACCGGATTAAATTCCTCTTCGGTCCCTGACCCGGCCAATGTGGCTGCAGATATCCATAAACATCCACAACCAGCTCATGCAAGGCATCCGAAGCAGCCATAAAAGCAGATGTTAGAATGAATGCGAGAAAACCAATGTCATCACAAATGACAGCCCCAGCCACTGGAAAATCCCAACATTAGTGTAAAAAAGTTTGAAGAGGCATGCTTGAGTAATGAAAACCTGTGCTGTCAAGGTAATTACTGTTCTTACACCGGCAATGGTACATCACTGACTTGATGACAGCCTTCTTCCTATAGACCCCGAGCAAGCTCCCTCTAGTTTAAAACAGAAACCGTTGCCGCAGTGCAGTAACGTGTTGTGTAACGTGTTCAGAAAAAATTTCTGTAGGGATGCCAGAGATCTTTGGACACAAAATACCAGGAAATACCAATCTTTTATGAAATCCAGTACAAATATTGGACATATGTTTGACTCTGAACAGTGCGTCCCTGTTTTATGGCTGTGTATCCAACATTAATGGACTattttcacatttcagcagAGCAGAGGAAACTGTGACTAAATGCTTAGCAACAAAATAATCCCAGTGTGATTCATTGGACTCAATAAAGAGCTCATTTAGAAATGAATGCTAAATAGAATTACACAGCGTCAGTGACTGCAGCTTGGAGACAAGGATTTTGCCACTAACGGTGACCCTGGAAATTTCCAACCTTTACCTTTCCACAAAGAAACACTGCGTaatatttgctttaatatttttgacagtcacttaaagtgctcatgacaccaaaacaaatgttcatcttgttatttttgcattgAAACACCGAGAGGCATATTTCCCGTGTTAGATGTGTGTTTGAATGTTTACATATTTTCATCACTGAAAGTACACTGGAAAAGAACGATGAAGTGAGGTTACCTCGAGAACCCTCTCGGAATTACCCATGCAAAACATTTCTATAATGTTgtggtgcatttttttgttgattttctgttgttGGCAGGCTTTTGCTAGAATACTCGAGCAGGCGAAGTAAGCCTGGTCACATTTCCTAAAGACGCCGTCACCCCGTCAGATTCTTCAGTATTGTGTTTGGCACATCTCGAGGGAAGTTGCTTTGATACTACGCGTCAGATAAAGGTGAGTTTGAGACTGAATGTGTATTACCGGAGGGTGCTTCTACCATCAGCTGTCCCGACTGTCTTTCTTCGAGCCTGACCACGGACCACACAAGTACTGACGCAGATGAAgtaaacaaaaagtcaaaaagccAGAAAGACAAAAAGCGTGCCAAAGTGGCAGTAAATAAATCCAAATTTTTTCTACTAGGTATATTCTATGAcatttagaataataatatgggttttcatgccaactTTCAAGGCTAACCAAACAGCAACTCGTCACTAATCTTATATCTTGCAGTCCATCTGTTAGCATTagtaagtaaatccacattTGTTTCTACTAGATATATTCTACAAATCTATAATAACTATCtatctataataataataaaatggattttcatgccaaatttcaaGGCTACTCAAACAGGGACTGTTGGCTCTCGTTTTGTATCTTGCAGTCATTGCATAGATCTGTCAGGGTCAATCACTGTCAGTCAAACAACAAACCAAATGTGGCCCTTTTTGTGTCACATTGTGTGTTGTATCATCAtcgcaacacaatatcagtgaatgttattattgtgctattgttgtgaatatttctCTTTCTTCGCTTTACTGTGCGTCCGTGGCTGTGTTTTGATAAGTCTGGTTGCTGTACAGTGTCCTGCCAAGATGACAGCGGTTCAGAAAACTTGCTGGGGAGCGTTTgaaaatcacaacttcatttaactcgtattgtatttatttgatctTTACCAGaaaatgacagcagtatgacaaaaaagtacTTTTAAGTGAGTAATTTCATTTTGTAATTGCTTTTGTTATGAGCACTTTAAGACAGTCCACCAATTAACATAGCCTATTTTTAAATAACCATCTCTTCTTTTGAGTGGCACATACTCCTAAAAAAACGATAAGTAAGAAAAAATATCTTTCGTCATTAGGTTCTGGGCCAATAAAGAACATTTCATGTACATTTACCCAACAAACCAGAGACTCAGTGCTTCAGTGTCCTGGTCTGAAGTAAAGTTGTCACTAAGCTGTAGGCCAACGGCCACAAGAGCCAAAGAAAGCATAGCTAAGtagcaaaaaaaccaaaaacaaacgaGCAAACATTTCCATCCAAGCTTCAGAACGGAGGTGCATAATGTGCACACTGTCCTTCCTTCACATACTGTAGAGGCGTTAGTGAAGGAGCTGCTCATGTGTACTTGAATGAGGGGAAACAGTCACACAAAATGGCATCAGAGACACAAAATGTAGGAAAAAACCCATCTTGTATTCCCCTTTTGTCATTGTTCTACTTAATGTAATAAGTCGAGACAGAGTGAGTGCTGTTCATAGCGGGAACAAATACTGACTATGAAAGATTCCTATTTAGAAATATTTCCTATATTAAGCAATATTTAACCAATTTTTGAcggttattattttaaaaaatatttggcaGATAAGCATGTTTTACCATAATTAAATTGACCAAACACTCATTACaatggtgccttggttaacgtcattaatccgttccagaaggtcccactcaaaacaaaacagactctaaccaaagcaaattttcccatagcaaataatgttaatccaaataatccattccaggcacacaaaaatgacaacacaaaacacattttatagacaataattatagttttacatgcagaaagtgatgcaaaaataattacaaatg containing:
- the cdc42ep3 gene encoding cdc42 effector protein 3, whose product is MPAKAPIYLKPTNSKKGKKCRLRDILSPDMISPPLGDFRHTIHIGRGGQRDTFGDMSFLQGKYELLPGKGESQPQYGIQSEFLRANSTGDASFVETPSPVLKNAISLPTIGGCQALTLPLVSSSVFSMPPEPLGDITGPTTPHKMDSVEDVQMDTLLHPIDNFSSKASRPSRDAQLKPDVLLDLLQSTPKPNSKAVTRANMENKRESKIDTPTNYYINGHSNTRYKANGSLHSNTSGDSFESFYAKEDDKTKIYNDKGYLNKSNLFGHFTNNINLEFKELSKCNGEWVDRDSGVEDGRICDLDFEFSKEKSTSQESLARITGSLLSLELDLGPSIMDDVLNIMDKPAVKSRP